From Rhopalosiphum padi isolate XX-2018 chromosome 2, ASM2088224v1, whole genome shotgun sequence:
aattaagaagtgTATTCAAGCTGTAACAAAATCATCTCTCCCCCCCCCCCTTTTACACATATACgcataagttttttattttttgaaatacctaaaatgattagtaattttttatattttttacaatattttaggtGGAATTTTTGGGGTTAACTTAAGAAATTCAAATGAGAACCTATACTTTttcacataaaatttaaatacttgtaaCTCATAAGCTACTCatctgaattttgatttttatgtattaaaatactctGATAAAAATTCTCAAGATTtggattgtaaaaaaaaatgtaggttctATTTTGAATTTCTTATGTCAACTCTCAAAATCTCCcccaaaatattgtaaaaaaaattactaatcattttaggtatttcaaaaaataaaaaaattttggtaCTAAACATTTAACcttaagaatatttatatgacaaaatggctgtaacataaattttgaatcgctctgtatattatattagttgaataacaataacataccTATTACCAACTGTTACTGATATAAGACCATCAAGATTTTTCTTTGACCATTTTGCCACTTCTACAGTATATGTAGCACTGAACATGGCACGTTTAGCATTTGGACCACAAGCCTTATAAATTGTTGCTAATTGATCTCTAAAACCTCGAACTCcagtttcaaataatttatcagaTTCGTCTATTATTAACCACTCAATGCTATTATGTGAAATAACAAagttaagacatttttttattaattttacatatgtaaaaatatatagtaaacattACTTGTTGAGTTCAACAGCTGGTGGTTCTTGTTGCAGTAGAAACACAAGTCGATTAGGCGTTGCTATTAAAATATCTGAAATTCAtaccataaataaaaatgtaattactatttatcaGTAGTGGTAAATATAATTAGCTTTAACACAAACTAAGGTATAGAGGACTAGCATCCTAATATTTGCAATTAGATAAGGTGCATCTAAATATAGCTGTAACAAAAACTGAGACTATATTGCAGAttgttatagataattattaaatgttgtttGTACTTTAGCGGATAtccaatacatttaaaataatgattttaagaagacatgtaaaatgaaaaatactgcATTAAGGTTGAGTTGAATGCTCAAATCAGTATTCACAACTTGTGTCTAGGCTTGCAGTTTTTACCATAATAACCAATCTACTGTACCATAGTTTATGCttaatgtttacaatattatcactCTTTACTTCTCTATGACCAAAACTCAAGTGCCAAATGATTTAGAatgacaaattttaaaattgataaaatgttattagattttatttgagAAATGTGAAATATTGACATTggatatatcaaaatatagatactgtaattatttattaatttattattatattcaatataatttataccaaatTTTTGAGCTAATTTTGGATTAAATTTCTCTTTATCCTTATTAAATTTGGTAAATGTATGTGCTCGTAGTCCAATTCCTTCACATAATCTTGTACATTCTCTGTAGAAAaacaaagaaattataaaactaataattcgtTACAtgactgtaattatttttttttttaacaatattgtacACACCTTAATGTTTGTTTAGCTAATTCTCTGGTAGGACTTACAATTAAAGCTCTAAATCCtttatttaatggtttattCAAGTGGTGAATAACAGGTACTAAGAATGCGGCAGTTTTGCCAGAACCAGTTGGAGCACAGGCAAATATTTGCCTTTTCTAACAAAACaagcaattaataatatatatctatgttaATGAAATACTCCAGTTACTTGCGACTCACCTGCAACATAACTGGTATAGCTTGAGTCTGAATTGGCGTTGGCACAGTGTAACCAGATTTGTTGAGATTTTCCATCAACACAGGATTCAAAGAATAAGTTTTTTTCATTAAGTCAAAAGTCGAAAGCGCTCCAGGGACATTATCACCAACTGTTTTGACTTTAATCTGTTTCGCGCTGGATTTTTCATTCTTTGAGACAGAGAAAAAAAAGATAAGTTGAAAACATTCATATTGTCATCTGTAATTTATCAATAGAATACCTCCGGTTTAATCGCAACTTTTTCAGGTTTTTTGAATTTTGCGCCGACGGAcagctttttaaatatatcgaaTGAGTCCATCGTTTAATGTTTGACATCCACCGTCAATGGTCCATAAGGGATTGGTCCACGAGTTAAGTTTCAAAATTTCAACTACTGAACTACTTCTGAGAGACTGTGACTGAAATGTCTTGCTATTGCTATCCGTTAGTCGTTACACGCTTTTCCGGCTCCTGTACAGTCgcacgttttaaataataatattatcatattattatgataattgtttATCATAACCACAAAATACGTATCAGATAGTATCAGCAATGGTAATTGGTAACTGATTTGGCTGATACCTGGTAGCCTGTTGAGGGCatgaccaaaataatattaataattcatttttttatttaaacttaaacattttaaactattttaagggGTGAGAGCATAGGATGGATGTAGGTATTAGGATATTTTCCGGATTTTCTTCGGAATGTCAGGTATTCAGGTGAGAATTCCATAATAAAGAGGCTTAttcgcttatttaatatttaattacaaaggtaaaaataaaaatattatattatactatagataaactgcatatatatttttttaaattaataaaaaataatttatattttttttatatatatttttgaatatccttaaaaaatattatttttttaggtcaAAGTTCTTCAAAAACATCATCTGCATTATTTGTACTTTTCGGTGGAATGACatgtactattaataaatataattttaacttaacaaatagtataatattgtatgaaattgtttttaaatatatatttagtattttgtgtagtgccaaaaaaaaaattaaattatgtagatCCACTTTGTAAATACACCCTTGTCTTAATGATTAAGGACAGACGGGATAGtcaattcattttaaatgatttaagcGGAGAGTGTAATCAGAAGCTTAAAGCAATAATtaagtacttaatataactatatacctatagtactataggtactatgtacctattatgagttatgacatcaCTTAAGAGTTTAgacagttatttttaaaataaaatttttaaggttataaaatgcaaatagtaatttttagatGTTGCTGataaatttgtttcatttgagcttattttaaattcagaaaATGTCATAAGAGTACTGCATAgattaatgataattgataatgcaactatattatgtcttaacataattaataataacaaaacaaaaatggaTTAGGGCAAAGGAAAGTATGTAACAATAAAGACCAATAACGTTTGATACTAgacattttgttataaatatttataattatatataatcaaataaaatataattaacaaatatttgagaagtaataataacaataaaattacaaaacaaaaatataacaaaaagaaaatattattaaataatagtaaatatctaTTCAGTATTTATTATGACGTATTTCgatgcattattttaatatgcctTTGCATATGTGCTTTGGAAACAAATAGTTTATAACATATCTCACATTGATGACCTTGACCATTGTGTCTCTTAAGGTGCATATCACGGTATACTTTTgtactaaatagttttttacaAAGTTCACATTCAAATTTTTCTGGTGGTTGTGTTAATTCATGATCTCCAggatgcatattttttttatgtgtgtcACAGTGAGTTTTACATTTGAAAGTTCGTCCACAATGTTCACACATGAATGGTCGTTCGTCGGTATGGCATAACTGGTGTTTATTCAGTGCAGCATTGGTAGAAAAACTTTTGCCACAAACTTGGCACATATAATGTTTACCCTTATGGCGGCTACTAttgaatataacaatacaaacacatataaatatatagttttttttatacattacatatgaaacataaaaatctattttattagataaacaTACTTGACATGTAGCGTTAAATACTCCTTAAATGAAAATGCTTTATCGCATACAGAACATTTGAATACTTTTTCTAATGTATCAGAATTATGAACTATCATCATGTGCCTATTTAGATGATGCTTATAGGTAAAACATTTAGAACAATCTGtgcacctaaaaaaaaaaaatcatggtgTTTAAAATGGTTAGATTTAACAATTTGTTAGTATTATGAAACCCCAAGCAGATTTCTTAAAATGATTACtagtagaaataaaatatatctatattataatgtgtgttttaaatataatatttttcaataatttaatatttaaaataagtgattAACATTAtggtacactataataatatgaattaatatctatgcagaattttatattattacttgtgaggtttattatttgtatgttttctTCTATGGTCATCCATGACGTGCTTTCGATTAAACTCAGCGTGACAAATCTCACATTGGTAAGGAGCagcattattatgttttttcttcATATGCCTACCAATTCTTGAATAACTTACAATATTCATGCATATTCTACACACTGTATAACTTactcgttttttatttaataatgatgttTGTGGTTCATTGATGATAACTTTGTTATTATCTTCTAAaggtatactaaaaaaaaaaaaaagaaaagaaatattaccataacatttttaacatgttacaacatattcaaaattaatagctaaattaaaatttacttttaaataaataatgctaaCTTATTTAGTTCTGTATCAATTTCATGGCCATCGTCAATGAGCAAGTCTATTTGTGATGATGCATTGTCTTCATTGTCCTTTACAAAACTGACTTGATAACTATTATCATCAACTTGTTCTATATAAACATCGTCAACGTTGTCCGAAACATTATCTAATTCAGAAAACAAGTGATCAAATTGTTCTGGTGGTCTTGTAGGACTATATTCAATTTGATAAACTGGTGTTTCAGAAGTTGAGTATTCAGAACTATCAAAACCAATATGATTAATGAGATGAGTTCTTAATCCATTCGAATTAGGAAAACCAGCATCACAATATGGACATAAATACTTCATAATGTCACCATAATGAGATTCAACGTGTGTATCCAAGTCTTCCTTACATAAGAAGTATTTAAGACAATGTTCACAAGTATGTGTATAAGCAGATTTATGCGCAGACAACTCATGAGCCCGTAGTTGCTGCTTAATATCAAACTCCATACCGCAAATTGTACAACGAtgaatattaactttatttctaGTCAGGTCATTATGGTGAACAGTTCTTATATGTTCTCCAAGATCTGGAAAAACTGAATGACACATAATGCACTCTCCttgaaaaataactttattttttttagggtttAATGGAGATTTAATAACTGGTATAGTTggtttggaaatatttttatcattattgataatatttttatcaatatctttattttctttctttataatatcaattggAGTGGTCtctctaaaaataacaaatattattagtttaaatattttagtactgatagaatattattaaatattacctttTATCTTTTTCTTGAACTATTAggtttgttttacatttatcgTGAATCATATAGTGATCTAACAAATCTTTATGTTCTGTGtaaattttatcacattttctacacatgaatatattttgtcCACTCAATAAACGCTGACATAAATTAGTAGCTAATTCAATAGTGcaagtattgtttttataatcataaacaattttgtttttaattgactTAATAGGTTTAATAAAAGGTTTTAACTGTGATTTTATGGGCAACATAGGTTTCACAGATGTGTTTTTTGATGTTCTGAAAATAAATAGatgattgaaatataattttaataaaccatatatattacataaaatatttttcttattcgtTGTCctcataattttgtataaacatgaaacatttgttattagtatttatgtattataaattgtatagtaattGTATGATTCAACATGTTgcagaattaattattaaaattttaagtttaaatagaCCTTATTCAAGTGTGTTTATAACAATACTCATTAAAGActaccaattaaaattatttaaacccaTCTTAACCATCTGAGCTT
This genomic window contains:
- the LOC132923397 gene encoding probable ATP-dependent RNA helicase DDX52, which produces MDSFDIFKKLSVGAKFKKPEKVAIKPENEKSSAKQIKVKTVGDNVPGALSTFDLMKKTYSLNPVLMENLNKSGYTVPTPIQTQAIPVMLQKRQIFACAPTGSGKTAAFLVPVIHHLNKPLNKGFRALIVSPTRELAKQTLRECTRLCEGIGLRAHTFTKFNKDKEKFNPKLAQKFDILIATPNRLVFLLQQEPPAVELNNIEWLIIDESDKLFETGVRGFRDQLATIYKACGPNAKRAMFSATYTVEVAKWSKKNLDGLISVTVGNRNTTTTTVEQDLVFVGNEEGKLIAMRDLVKKGLTPPVLIFLQSKERAKELFSELIYDGINVDAIHSDRTQQQRDNTVKAFREGKIWVLICTELMGRGIDFKGVNLVINYDFPSSAISYIHRIGRTGRAGRSGKAVTFFTNDDKPMLRSIATVMRDSGCPVPDYMLEMKRLHKNTRRKLEKQSIDRSEIRAKPHRYQKPNADIKDSTSSKSKKESNDKNKNIKVKKNLVSIINVDQSSKVNKKRKSNVSKDHKVVKKIKKTSV
- the LOC132923396 gene encoding zinc finger protein 596-like, which encodes MTEVDYRYIAFENDHTYLKTTNNSDENCRLLQNSISIVETKHDATISSKTQQTRKQQNKFDKNKTTQCEVNSDIQNSNVFFLHDTLNFPLSTNFKISKNKLPIQKIALGNNSNLRPIQPKSLTNTSNIVPVTQTQSSEKLISSQISLLNTNLENITSKNTSVKPMLPIKSQLKPFIKPIKSIKNKIVYDYKNNTCTIELATNLCQRLLSGQNIFMCRKCDKIYTEHKDLLDHYMIHDKCKTNLIVQEKDKRETTPIDIIKKENKDIDKNIINNDKNISKPTIPVIKSPLNPKKNKVIFQGECIMCHSVFPDLGEHIRTVHHNDLTRNKVNIHRCTICGMEFDIKQQLRAHELSAHKSAYTHTCEHCLKYFLCKEDLDTHVESHYGDIMKYLCPYCDAGFPNSNGLRTHLINHIGFDSSEYSTSETPVYQIEYSPTRPPEQFDHLFSELDNVSDNVDDVYIEQVDDNSYQVSFVKDNEDNASSQIDLLIDDGHEIDTELNNIPLEDNNKVIINEPQTSLLNKKRVSYTVCRICMNIVSYSRIGRHMKKKHNNAAPYQCEICHAEFNRKHVMDDHRRKHTNNKPHKCTDCSKCFTYKHHLNRHMMIVHNSDTLEKVFKCSVCDKAFSFKEYLTLHVNSRHKGKHYMCQVCGKSFSTNAALNKHQLCHTDERPFMCEHCGRTFKCKTHCDTHKKNMHPGDHELTQPPEKFECELCKKLFSTKVYRDMHLKRHNGQGHQCEICYKLFVSKAHMQRHIKIMHRNTS